GAAAATGATCGACCGATACATCAGCCGGCAGCTGATTTTTAATCTCATTTTCGCCATCGCGGTCCTCAGTTTCGTCCTCGTCCTGGGCAACATTTTCCGAAAACTCCTCCCGCTCCTGGTCAACCACGACCTGCCGATTGAATACGTGCTGGGCTTTATCGCCTACGTCCTGCCGTTCTCCCTCATCTTTACCATTCCGTGGGGATTGCTCACCGCCGTGCTGCTCGTCTTTGGCCGGCTCTCGGCGGACAACGAATTGATCGCGCTCCGCTCCAACGGCGTCAGCATCACCCGGATCTGCATCCCGCTCGTCTTCATCGCGATTATTTGCACTGGCGCCTCGCTCTGGCTCAATGTGCAGGTCGCCCCCGCCGCCCAGGAAGAAATGCGGGCCACGGTGTTCAATCTCGCCACCCGCAATCCGATGGCGCTTTTTGGGAGCGACCAGGTGATCGATCAATTTCCCGGGCGCAAAATTTATGTTGGTCGGAAGGAAGGCAACCGGCTGGAAAACATTCTCGTCTTCGAACTCAACGACGACTGGATGCCGATGAAAGTGACCCACGCCCGGGTCGGCATGCTCGAGACCGACCTGCCGAACCGGCGGATCCTGATGCATCTCTATAACGCGCGTTACCAGCAGAGGGACGAGTTTGATCCCTACGATCTTCGCCGGATACGCGATGGCATCAACGTCGCCGAAGGCACGCTGCCGATCAGCCTGGAGGAGCTGTACGAAAAGGAAAAGCGACGGGCCAGCCGTTCGATGCTCTCGATCGAGCAGCTGCTTGAACAATTAAAAAATGAGGACCCGAAAATGCGGAGCTCGAGCCGGACGGAGATCAACAAGCGGTTCTCGTTTCCGCTGGCCTGCCTGGTCTTTGCCCTGATCGGGGTGCCGCTCGGCATCACCGCTCATCGCCGGGAAACCTCCTTTGGTTTTGCGGTGAGCCTGGTCGTCGGCGTCTTCTATTTTCTCTTCATCATTATTGCCGACACCCTCCGCGCGAACGCCAAGCTCCATCCCGAGCTGCTGGTCTGGTTCCCGAATGTTCTCTTTATCGGGCTCGGCATCTGGATGTTCCGGCGCCTGGCGCGCCAGTAAATGGAGCCGCGGCGCTCTAGTCGCCATTATGCAGCGTTGTAGTGACGGCGCTCAGGCGCCGTACTACGCGCGATCGCAAAATGCCGCGTCGCGCGCCGACAGAGCGGCGTGGCTACAGCGCGTGGCGTTGCTCCAGCTTCACCGCGGGATTTCGTCGCAAATGTTGCAATTCAACGTTGAGGCTAGGCCTGTTGATGTGCCTCCATCAAGTGACTATGGCTCGCTCCGGGTGCGGTATCACGATGTCGTGCGAGACAGTAGACACGATATGCCACGTTCCATGTAGCTTCTGCACTGAAAAATAATCCGACTGGTCACCAATTCTCTCTTTATGGCCGGTGTAAACAACGAATCGATTGCTGCGCGCATCTTGTGTGGTGATTCGAAAGATGGGCTGTCGAATGTCGCTACGTCGAGCGACTAAAGCCGTGATCTCTGCGATGTCTGCGTTGGAGAGCAGCGAGGAATACATTGCATTGCT
The Chthoniobacterales bacterium DNA segment above includes these coding regions:
- a CDS encoding LptF/LptG family permease — its product is MKMIDRYISRQLIFNLIFAIAVLSFVLVLGNIFRKLLPLLVNHDLPIEYVLGFIAYVLPFSLIFTIPWGLLTAVLLVFGRLSADNELIALRSNGVSITRICIPLVFIAIICTGASLWLNVQVAPAAQEEMRATVFNLATRNPMALFGSDQVIDQFPGRKIYVGRKEGNRLENILVFELNDDWMPMKVTHARVGMLETDLPNRRILMHLYNARYQQRDEFDPYDLRRIRDGINVAEGTLPISLEELYEKEKRRASRSMLSIEQLLEQLKNEDPKMRSSSRTEINKRFSFPLACLVFALIGVPLGITAHRRETSFGFAVSLVVGVFYFLFIIIADTLRANAKLHPELLVWFPNVLFIGLGIWMFRRLARQ